A single region of the Micropterus dolomieu isolate WLL.071019.BEF.003 ecotype Adirondacks linkage group LG18, ASM2129224v1, whole genome shotgun sequence genome encodes:
- the si:ch1073-456m8.1 gene encoding leucine-rich repeat flightless-interacting protein 1 isoform X2, translated as MHSVTLDSSGSPKKWTLSRGMSEDESLRSIIKETDSSSRRLTRSDSRAGTLKKRSNSQSEQELFMGLPEMLELQASYDEVVQELRGLEVEREALLFQVDVLQDTLEGVEELLAEAQREAGQANLELEQERENKRKLESMVCSLMQEVERLKEERNNEPHVPANTHGHVDEVTRQEMKNNAKALMKTEHREEKDSSLCEAHSSQSRASEEDGQSEKLEDEGSFLTKLRKMVGKSPSHLPSLALDNPVSEDGVLRRPYENGVEVFDGLHPSSDGKDSDSISAYEDASAETPEQDRMFPGEADTLELPHDSENKEKLNNCQANDRETQDPKNPDVCVMS; from the exons atgcatTCAGTCACTCTAGACAGCAGCGGCTCGCCAAAGAAGTGGACGTTATCTCGGGGAATGAGCGAGGATGAGTCTCTCCGCAGCATTATAAAAGAG ACCGACAGCTCATCCAGGCGCCTGACACGGAGCGACAGCCGAGCAGGCACCCTGAAGAAGAGGAGCAACAGCCAG TCTGAGCAGGAACTCTTCATGGGACTCCCAGAAATG CTGGAGCTGCAGGCCAGCTATGACGAGGTGGTGCAGGAGCTGCGTGGGCTGGAGGTCGAGCGAGAGGCTCTGTTGTTCCAGGTGGACGTTCTGCAGGACACGCTGGAGGGTGTAGAGGagctgctggctgaggcccAGAGGGAAGCTGGACAGGCTAATTTA GAGCTGGAACaagagagggagaacaagagGAAACTGGAGAGCATGGTCTGCTCTCTGATGCAAGAGGTGGAGAGATTAAAAGAG GAAAGGAATAATGAACCGCATGTTCCAGCGAACACACATGGACATGTGGATGAGGTCACAAGacaagaaatgaaaaacaacgCCAAGGCATTGATGAAAACCgaacacagagaagaaaaagactCGTCGCTGTGTGAAGCTCACAGCAGCCAGAGCAGAGCATCAGAGGAAGACGGACAGAGTGAAAAGTTAGAAGACGAAGGAAGCTTCCTGACAAAGCTGCGGAAGATGGTCGGTAAGTCCCCGAGCCATTTGCCCTCTCTTGCACTAGACAACCCAGTCTCTGAAGACGGGGTGCTGCGGAGGCCTTACGAAAACGGCGTTGAGGTCTTCGATGGACTCCACCCTTCTTCGGACGGGAAGGACTCAGACAGCATAAGTGCCTACGAGGATGCGTCTGCTGAGACTCCAGAGCAGGACAGGATGTTCCCGGGTGAAGCAGACACTTTGGAGCTGCCTCATGATTCAGAGAATAAAGAGAAGCTTAACAACTGCCAGGCCAATGACAGGGAGACCCAAGACCCAAAAAACCCAGACGTCTGTGTCATGTCTTAA
- the si:ch1073-456m8.1 gene encoding leucine-rich repeat flightless-interacting protein 1 isoform X1 has protein sequence MHSVTLDSSGSPKKWTLSRGMSEDESLRSIIKETDSSSRRLTRSDSRAGTLKKRSNSQQSEQELFMGLPEMLELQASYDEVVQELRGLEVEREALLFQVDVLQDTLEGVEELLAEAQREAGQANLELEQERENKRKLESMVCSLMQEVERLKEERNNEPHVPANTHGHVDEVTRQEMKNNAKALMKTEHREEKDSSLCEAHSSQSRASEEDGQSEKLEDEGSFLTKLRKMVGKSPSHLPSLALDNPVSEDGVLRRPYENGVEVFDGLHPSSDGKDSDSISAYEDASAETPEQDRMFPGEADTLELPHDSENKEKLNNCQANDRETQDPKNPDVCVMS, from the exons atgcatTCAGTCACTCTAGACAGCAGCGGCTCGCCAAAGAAGTGGACGTTATCTCGGGGAATGAGCGAGGATGAGTCTCTCCGCAGCATTATAAAAGAG ACCGACAGCTCATCCAGGCGCCTGACACGGAGCGACAGCCGAGCAGGCACCCTGAAGAAGAGGAGCAACAGCCAG CAGTCTGAGCAGGAACTCTTCATGGGACTCCCAGAAATG CTGGAGCTGCAGGCCAGCTATGACGAGGTGGTGCAGGAGCTGCGTGGGCTGGAGGTCGAGCGAGAGGCTCTGTTGTTCCAGGTGGACGTTCTGCAGGACACGCTGGAGGGTGTAGAGGagctgctggctgaggcccAGAGGGAAGCTGGACAGGCTAATTTA GAGCTGGAACaagagagggagaacaagagGAAACTGGAGAGCATGGTCTGCTCTCTGATGCAAGAGGTGGAGAGATTAAAAGAG GAAAGGAATAATGAACCGCATGTTCCAGCGAACACACATGGACATGTGGATGAGGTCACAAGacaagaaatgaaaaacaacgCCAAGGCATTGATGAAAACCgaacacagagaagaaaaagactCGTCGCTGTGTGAAGCTCACAGCAGCCAGAGCAGAGCATCAGAGGAAGACGGACAGAGTGAAAAGTTAGAAGACGAAGGAAGCTTCCTGACAAAGCTGCGGAAGATGGTCGGTAAGTCCCCGAGCCATTTGCCCTCTCTTGCACTAGACAACCCAGTCTCTGAAGACGGGGTGCTGCGGAGGCCTTACGAAAACGGCGTTGAGGTCTTCGATGGACTCCACCCTTCTTCGGACGGGAAGGACTCAGACAGCATAAGTGCCTACGAGGATGCGTCTGCTGAGACTCCAGAGCAGGACAGGATGTTCCCGGGTGAAGCAGACACTTTGGAGCTGCCTCATGATTCAGAGAATAAAGAGAAGCTTAACAACTGCCAGGCCAATGACAGGGAGACCCAAGACCCAAAAAACCCAGACGTCTGTGTCATGTCTTAA
- the gdf11 gene encoding growth/differentiation factor 11, producing MPRYNFLLCLMVLISLGQSGSDEPNLLLPSASETPTDAGLSLLDEDAGSHECSACVWREQSKVLRLETIKSQILSKLRLKQAPNISREVVNQLLPKAPPLQQLLDHHDFQGDASSQDEFMEEDEYHATTESVITMASEPEPLVQVNGKPSCCFFKFSPKLMFTKVLKAQLWVYLRPLQQTSTVYLQILRLKPVTEQGSRHIRIRSLKIELNSRVGHWQSIDFKHVLQNWFKQPHTNWGIDINAFDESGNDLAVTSLRPGEEGLQPFLEVKVLETTKRSRRNLGLDCDEHSTESRCCRYPLTVDFEAFGWDWIIAPKRYKANYCSGQCEYMFMQKYPHTHLVQHANPRGSAGPCCTPTKMSPINMLYFNDKQQIIHGKIPGMVVDRCGCS from the exons ATGCCGAGGTACAACTTCTTACTGTGCTTGATGGTGCTCATCTCCCTGGGACAGTCGGGGAGCGATGAGCCCAATCTGCTCCTGCCTTCTGCCAGCGAGACGCCCACGGATGCCGGGCTGTCCCTGCTGGACGAGGACGCCGGTTCCCACGAGTGCTCCGCCTGTGTTTGGAGGGAGCAGAGCAAAGTGCTAAGACTGGAGACCATCAAGTCCCAGATCCTTAGCAAGCTGCGCCTGAAGCAGGCGCCCAACATCAGCCGGGAGGTGGTCAATCAGCTGCTGCCCAAGGCTCCTCCgctccagcagctgctggacCATCACGACTTCCAGGGAGACGCGTCGTCCCAGGATGAGTTTATGGAGGAGGATGAGTACCACGCCACCACGGAGTCCGTGATCACCATGGCCTCTGAGC CGGAGCCCCTGGTGCAGGTGAACGGGAAGCCgagctgctgcttcttcaaGTTCAGCCCCAAACTGATGTTCACTAAGGTGCTGAAGGCCCAGCTGTGGGTGTACCTGCGACCGCTGCAGCAGACCTCCACCGTCTACCTGCAAATCCTCCGACTGAAGCCCGTCACGGAGCAGGGCAGCCGCCACATCCGCATCCGCTCCCTGAAGATAGAGCTCAACTCCAGGGTCGGCCACTGGCAAAGTATTGACTTTAAGCACGTGTTGCAGAACTGGTTCAAACAGCCGCACACCAACTGGGGAATCGACATCAACGCCTTTGATGAGAGCGGCAATGACCTGGCAGTTACCTCGCTGCGACCCGGGGAGGAGGGGCTG CAGCCGTTCCTGGAAGTGAAGGTTCTCGAGACGACCAAACGTTCTCGGAGAAACCTCGGCCTGGACTGCGACGAGCACTCCACCGAGTCTCGCTGCTGTCGCTACCCTCTGACTGTGGATTTCGAGGCGTTCGGCTGGGACTGGATCATTGCCCCCAAACGTTACAAAGCCAACTACTGCTCCGGACAGTGCGAGTACATGTTCATGCAGAAATACCCGCACACCCACCTGGTGCAGCACGCCAACCCCCGAGGCTCCGCAGGGCCCTGCTGTACTCCGACCAAGATGTCCCCCATTAACATGCTCTACTTCAATGACAAGCAGCAGATCATTCATGGCAAAATCCCAGGGATGGTGGTGGATAGATGTGGCTGTTCTTAG